The Channa argus isolate prfri chromosome 14, Channa argus male v1.0, whole genome shotgun sequence genome includes a window with the following:
- the golt1ba gene encoding golgi transport 1Ba isoform X1 has product MISLTDSQKIGMGLTGFGVFFLFFGMILFFDKALLAIGNILFVAGLAFVIGLERTFRFFFQKHKIKATSFFLGGVFVVLIGWPIIGVVLEIYGFFLLFRGFFPVVVGFIRRIPVLGSILNLPFISAYVDKAGESNTMV; this is encoded by the exons ATGATTTCGCTAACGGATTCCCAAA agATTGGAATGGGATTGACAGGTTTTGGcgtgtttttcctcttttttggaATGATCCTGTTCTTTGACAAAGCATTGCTGGCTATTGGAAAT ATTTTATTTGTTGCCGGACTCGCCTTTGTCATTGGGCTGGAGAGGACCTTCCGTTTCTTCTTCCAGAAGCACAAGATAAAGGCCACCAGTTTCTTCCTAGGAGGCGTGTTTGTGGTGCTAATTGGCTGGCCCATCATTGGAGTCGTGCTGGAGATCTATGGTTTCTTTCTCTTGTTCAG GGGTTTCTTCCCAGTTGTAGTAGGCTTTATCAGAAGAATACCTGTCCTCGGTTCCATCCTAAATCTGCCATTCATCAGTGCG tATGTCGACAAAGCGGGTGAGAGCAACACCATGGTATAA
- the golt1ba gene encoding golgi transport 1Ba isoform X2 — MISLTDSQKIGMGLTGFGVFFLFFGMILFFDKALLAIGNILFVAGLAFVIGLERTFRFFFQKHKIKATSFFLGGVFVVLIGWPIIGVVLEIYGFFLLFRGFFPVVVGFIRRIPVLGSILNLPFISAPS, encoded by the exons ATGATTTCGCTAACGGATTCCCAAA agATTGGAATGGGATTGACAGGTTTTGGcgtgtttttcctcttttttggaATGATCCTGTTCTTTGACAAAGCATTGCTGGCTATTGGAAAT ATTTTATTTGTTGCCGGACTCGCCTTTGTCATTGGGCTGGAGAGGACCTTCCGTTTCTTCTTCCAGAAGCACAAGATAAAGGCCACCAGTTTCTTCCTAGGAGGCGTGTTTGTGGTGCTAATTGGCTGGCCCATCATTGGAGTCGTGCTGGAGATCTATGGTTTCTTTCTCTTGTTCAG GGGTTTCTTCCCAGTTGTAGTAGGCTTTATCAGAAGAATACCTGTCCTCGGTTCCATCCTAAATCTGCCATTCATCAGTGCG cCGTCGTAA